DNA from Balaenoptera ricei isolate mBalRic1 chromosome 6, mBalRic1.hap2, whole genome shotgun sequence:
AGATATCTGAGCAGGTGAAATAATCAGAAGTAAAAGCCAGAAACCTTAACAACCAGGTATAGGGTAGAGTTGGTCACTGGCTGCCTAGATGCCCTTAAGTTTTTAACGACTTCAGACATCTCCTTGGTTTGGACCTAGTTTGATTTTCTGACTCTGGCTACTCTGATTGTTTGTTGAAGTTGATATTTGCCATCATGCTGACCCCATTCTACGTACAGACCAGGTTTCACTTATTGTCCCAACCCTGACTCCTTTCTGTCCTGTAGAGTTTGGTGAGATATGAGGAGGACCAAGCCAGTCAGCTCCTGgactttcttccctcctttcatttatctattgaacacttactatgtgtcagacactgcatTAGATGCTGGGGATATACTAGtgaaaaaaactgacaaaaatctcTGCACTTATGGAATTTACATTTTAGTTGAAGAGGCAGACAGTAAACAAATTGCAAAAATGTAATCTGTGATATATGGTTCTAAACCCAGAAATGAGGAGATGGTGGTTAAAAGTGTACATAGGGTGGCCAAAAGGGGTGACTTTTGAGTAAAAATTTGAAGGAGATTATATTAGTCTGGTAGAGCTGTcataaaaaaaatactacagactgggtggcttaaatagcagacatttgttttctcatagttctggaggctggaagtccaacaGCAAGGTGCTGGTAGGGTTGATTTCTGGTGAGACTTCTCTTCCTAGTTTGCATGTGGCTCTGCACTTACTAGCTGTGGATTTTTTGGAAAGTTACTTTACTTCTTTGAGTCttggtttcctaatctgtaaaactgGAATAATAAAGAATCTACCTCAAAGAGCTatagtaaggattaaatgaattaaagccTGAAATGCGTTAGAATAGTTTATGGTCCATAGTAAGTAGcagataaatgttagctcttattattataaatgtttgCCTTCCTGGAAATTATATACATTACCAACTAGCCAATCTTTGGTAACTCTAAATGTGTGAGTTGCCTATCTCCTCTCCTGTAAGGTTCAGATGGGCTTATCAGGCTTTCATAGACAGCAACATAGAGTCACAAATCAAAGGGCAAACTAAGTCCATTAGGAAAAGATAAGAGCCATTTGATGGGAACACTTGGTTTGAATAAAAAATTCACAGGGCCAGAGGTAGGTTCAAAGTTTGGGGTGTAGAGGACCAAaggtttggagtcagacagaggcAGGGCAGAGtacagaggaagaaggagagttCAGTGTGACAGCAGGCCAGAAAGAAATGAGATGGTGTTCAGGATGGCTGCTGCAACGCTTCACCCCACTCCCCTAAACTCCCCACCCAACCCCCTCAGGAGAGCTTCATGAAAGGCCCTGGCCAGGGTCTAGGATAATTTTGCAGTGGGAGGCTGATTCCCACTACCATTTTTCTAGCTCCATAAAATCTCCATGGCATTAAGTACCATGGGAGAGGGAGCCAAGGTGCCAACCAGCAGGTgtctaatatttctatttttgggaCTGGGAGATAATATGTAAAAGTGGGTAAAGGTCTAGATGGACTAGGCTCAGCAAGGACCAATGGAAGGTGGGATGAATATGCAGAGATGGGAATAATTAGATATCAACTTCCATAGGGTGGATAAAGATTTTGAATATACTAAGGAAGACATATTTCACTTTTATGCAGGGATGAGTGGAGCAGATGTTTCATCTCCAGTACAGCCTCAATCCAATAGTCATTGGTGCCTTTGAAGGTATTTTATACACCTCCATTGGTAGTCTGTGGCTTTTCTAGCTACCAACCACTAGGGTGTTACTAATAATCAGGAATTTTGGGGTAAATAACAGTCTGGAAGCTATAAGAGTTATGGAATGGTATATGTTGGGTAATGAAGCAATGCTGTGAATTATTATATGAGATTTTGTGGTGATAAGGAACATTGACCAGCCAAATTGTCTGTAAGAAGTGTTTACAGGCTGACATGGAGGCATAGTGCCTTTTGCTTGTGTTTGTGGAGATTGAGGGACCATTTTGTAGGGCAGCTTCCTGTTGCTTGTTTTTctgtataataaaaaaattggCTGGTCTTTGTCCCTGATTCCTTGTAAGAAGACTCTAAATCCTTGGAATTCcctgagtgataggagtgtctttgttattcatggtAGGTCCCTGGATagtttcaggatgggggctggcagTGCTGGAAAGACCCAACCATGTGATTAAGGTTTGGGGATTTGAGTCACATTATATTAACCTGACCTCCCAACCTCTGGAGAGAGAAGGCAgctggagactgagttcaatCATGTGGCCAATaattcaatcaatcatacccatgtaatgaaaccccaataaaaactctggacacctgAAGCTGGACACCTGAGCTTGCTAGTTTGGTAATCATACATTGATGTGCTGGCAGGATGATGCATCCTGAGGACATGGAAGTTTCAGGTTTCCTCTGAGATCTCATTCTTTGTGCTTCTTCATTTGGTCAAtcctgatttgtatcctttataataaaactgtaatcataagtacagggctttcctgagttctgtgagtcattccaGTGAATTATGGTGTCTGAAGGAGTAGTAAGAACCCTGAAGGTTTGTAGCCAGTTGGTTGGAAGTGTGGGTGGCCTCGGTTACAATACAAGTTTCTAAGTCAATATTAGGATATTTGAAGCGATACCATGaagttaaaacatgaaaaatctatatctatatgagTGTAGAGACCAGTTTCAACCCAACTGAGACTTTTAATCTCTTAGTTATAATGTTCTAGAAAGAAAGTTTGGCTTAGCCAAGTTTATGAATTATTCCTCTAACTTaggtaacatttttttctccaattaacTGCAAGTTTTAATGCCATGGGTCTGAGGCAAGGTAGCCAGGATTGGGGTAGAGGTGACCAAAACCTTCAACTTCCAGAAGAACCCACTTCTCTTCTTGAGGTGGTCATTTATTTGGGTGATAGTATAGATAAACAGGGAAGGAACTTTTAAATTACCTGGTGAACTCTCAGGAATTGCCAGACATTTCTGACTGTTTTAGGGACCTGCTTAGTAATTTCTGAGAGATGACCAAGTGCCATGATAATGTCTCATAGTAGCTGGCCAAGGTGCATCATCTTGAAGGCATTCTGCCATTTTTCACTTGCCTTATGTGAATGAGGCTCTAGGCACTGGAAGTCATGGCATCATCAAGCCTCCTATCAATAGATCTGGTCAGAAGGAGTGGGACATGGTCTCAGATGGTAACTGTGGCCCCAGTAATTTTGATAGAGGGGCACTCATCAATTTTTCTTACATTGGAATTCATGGACAAGAACTGAAATTCCATGGCCCAGATGCGACTGACCTCATTTCTTAGCAGAATCAACAAATGGCACCATTGTGCCCTTGATGGGTAGGGCCATCAAGCACATTGCCTAGCACTATCAGAAGACCTACACAGTTCTGGATCACTGCTCAGCTCTCTGCAGTCCATGCAGTTCATGAGAGTAGGTATGTGATATATTTTCTCTCAAATCTGAAGGTTAGAATAAAGTAGTTTCCAGAAGTGCAGGTGAATTTCTCTGGGAGTGATGCTTGCAGTATGCTGGGGTATGTATGATGCTAATGAACAAGGGCTTGGTACTCTACTCCCATCCTTGCCAGCTGCGTGGAGAGTGTCATCTGTGGGAGTTGGAACTTTCAACCTTGTCTCTACCTTCCACTCCAGCCCCTTCACTCATATGAGCAATGGAAGACCAAGAAAACTGAGAGCCTCAGGGAATTTTGTTCCAACATCACTCTCAACCAGTGGTTCTCAGGGGTTGAGCCAGACGGGGCATCTTTGAGGGTTCACATATTCTGAGAACTATTGGAAATTGCATCCTGAAGTGGCCTAGTTAAAGTAAAATAGACTGAGGCTAGGCTACAAAATCCAAATAGGGCTAGATGAGCAGAAGTGATCAAATTATAAAGGTGAACAGGCTAGGGAATGAGGGTCAGCAATGCATGCGAAGGGTAGAAGCaagtggaagaaagaaaatctggAGGAAACCTTTGACCCAAAGTCCACATGCTCATGAAGGCATTTTATTTGGTATCCATGGCTGTTGATGCAGGTATGCTGGAATCCAATAGAAGAGCCAAAGCAAAATGAATGTGCAGCTCCAGCATTGTCAGTATCAAGTCTTTTCAATTCTACATCTTTATCAACTTGCAAAtctgtccttccctctctcctatgCAGTTGCTTTCTAAGTTTTGGAGATTCTATCTCTTAAATACTTCTCAATCTACTTCTATGGTGACTAGAGTGATACATCTAAAACATGTATTTGAGTTAAGTACCTTCAAATCCTCCTCATTTCCTACAGGATTAAATACTAATGTCAGATAGCATATACAGAAGACTATTTGTGATCTTGCCCCTGCTTATTTCTCCATCCTCGTCTCTCAccacttcccctctctctctagCCACAATGACTTATTGGTATTTCCTGGAACATGCCATTCTATTACATTCTTTCATGACTTAGTTCCTCTGTATATTGTCTGGAATGTTCTACTCTTGTATGTCTGGCAAATTCCTACTAGTCCTCTAAGACTTTATgcctctctgaattcttttctgacTACCAAGGCAGAGTTGAACACCAGTTCTTTACATATGTCTTCTATTTTAGCACCTACTGCAATGAGTTGTAATGATTTGAAAATCTGTTTCTAGAGAGCATGGGCCATGTCTAATTGATTTCTGTGGTttcagagcctggcacagtgcctgacacatagtaggatcTCAAATTATCTCTGAATGGGGAAGTGAAATGCTTTAAAAGCAGGAGAAACTTGTCAACAAGTTCATGTTGATAATCTCTTGGATTCAAGATTTGATGTCTGAAGTGTGTGATATTGATtccttcattaattcaacaagtatttattgaacatctactgtaAGCCAGGCATGGGAATACAATGATAAACAAAAATAGTTGTGTTCTTCACTGCTCTCAGGGGGTTGAGGATTTATTGGGGGAAACTGTTACAGCATTTGTTTGAATTACTACATAAAATAGAACATGTTCTGGGTTTGTCTCATCATGTCAGCTGGAGATTTTCTCTAACACAAGGCTTTCTGCAATATGGGGTCAAAGCCTTTGCCTGTTGGGCTACTTTGGCTTCATGAATGCTGCAAGTTTCTCTCTAGTTCTTCAGCACATAAAACTACAACAAATTAAAACACAACATGTAAAATAGTTGAACATCTTATTTTAATCCAGGCAAAACGTTGTCCTCAGAAATATGTGGACTTTACATCAATGACTTTATAGTTTACCAAGTGCTTTTGCATTTATAGTGGTATTTGGTTTTGCTTGTAGGAAAACCAAAGGAACATAGGGGGAGCgttcaaaaatcaacaaaacaggaTCACTTTCTTAGGCTGTAGGGACTACCTTTAGACAGTGAGACATTATCAatatatatacccaagaaaataaAGATTCTAGTCCCCCTGCTAAAAGCCAATGTAAGACACAAACTTTTAACCTGCATTGTTACTGGAGGAATGAAAGAAGCTGCCAGGTCCAGGCatgttgaaaatagaaaaaaacaaaaaacaaaaaaacaaaaaatccaaaacatagcTCCTGTGAAAATCAGATATGAGAAAGTTCGAACAAACCCAAACCAGGTTCCTGTTCCTACAGGCTCCTACTATCTTGATATCCCCTGAGGGTTGGGTTTTGTTTCCTTCTCCGTTGGGGTTAGCTATAAAGAAGGACAAACTTGGAGTCAAGGTGACCAGTGATGTACAATCAGTTAGGTCCGTTAAAAGGCATACTGGCCAGAATTGCAGGGGATAGACATTCTGTTTTAAATGTCGTTTGAGACAGGGGTTTATCTTTCTTGAATTTGGCTATGCTGTTTTCCCTTCAGTCCCTCAGCTGAAGGTGATAACTAACAAGGAATCGCCGCAGAACGGAGaagcaattttctttcttttaggtaGCATGCTGCTGTGGCAGAGACACATGGCCACAAGGATTCAATTATAAAACTCTCATTTTGATATATAAAAAGATTACAAACAAAGCACGGGGCAAAATAAAGTTGCAATTTCAGCTTGAGTCCAAAGTAGTTGACAATCTCCTAAACTGAAGCTAAAGTTATTTTGCTTAATtaggagttaaaaaaaatcacttcataaAAGTCATAGTATTATGTACCAATTAGTCTATTaatatttttccccctttctgagggtctcagagaaaaacaacatttttctTGATCATCTTTTTAAGATAAAAACCGTAGGCCAGGTAGAGCTTTCAAGCTTCTTTCTAGGAtttagggaaggaaggaaggaaatggggagAGGATAAAATTGCAGATTATTTCATACCTTTTACCAGTTCTAAACAGAAACCTACTTTGGCCTTTTGATGCACTGGTTTTTCCAAAAAAGGAGTTTTGGCTTTGGCCTAAAATCCCTCTGGAACCATTGTCCTGTCCATTTAAATGCAACCCCAGGAAGGCTAGTATAGTGATACATCTCACATATAAACTTTAGTGTAAAATAACTGGGTACAAAACGTTGGATTCTTTATCTCAACAGCAGCAAATATCTATGTACAAATGGGAGCTACTTTTCTCAAAACCGGACTCTGTCCATTTCCTGAATTAACTTTACCATTGtggtttggttgttgtttttggtgGGCAGAGGTGCAATtgggatgagggaagggagttcTTGCACTGGTCAGGTGGCCAGGCAAGTTTACCAAGGAGCTCATTCTGGCTCCAGAAAGGGGAGTAGGTCATCCCTACTTCCCGAAACTGGATCACTCCCACTCCCTGAAACCGGGAGCGGATCATCCCTACTCCCGGAAACAGGGAGCAGATCATCCCCACTCCCCGCTGAAGAAGGAAGGCAGTCACTGCCTAGCTCTCTGCCACCTGCGACTCTGGACTTGATTGTCCCCAGAAGACCTTCAAAGGATCTGAATGTGGCCGATTTCTTCATGTCTCCAAGCTTCCTGCAGATGGCAGAGCCCATGGTGGACAGGGCAGCTGACCTCTTTTGTTTCATTTAGGCTTTGGAGACCTGAGCATCGTGCCAGCTCTTGGACAGATTCTGCCTCAGCCCCACCAAGGCCGTCAGGTCCAACTTCCTCGAGCTCCACGCAGAGTCTCTCTTTGGCTGCCAGCACACAGCGTAGGGTTACAATTTCTGCCTCCAATTTACCAACCTCAGATTTGAGCTTCTTTTTCTCCGCCTCTGTGAGATCCTCTGGTTCGGCAGTCCGGTGGGATTCATACGTGGCCGCAGAGGTCTCTATCATGGCGCCTGGCATCGGCTGAGAAAGAAGATCTTCATGAAGAGAGTCCAGGTCCAATTCTTGGTAGAGATAGTCGAACTCATGGCCAGAGGAAAAGTAGTCTTGGCCAGCAGAGTCGAAGTCTAGGCCTTCGGGGTCAGACtgtagggtggggtgggatggatcCATAACTTGGCCAGTGGAATGGACGCTGTGGCCAGTGGGTCAGTGTCCTGGCTGCGGAATAGATGCCTTGGTTTACCGGGTCCACTTCCGGATGGGGTTGGAGGTGTGGCTGGGGGGTAGGGTATGTTGGGTTGAGGTCGTGGAGGCAGAGGTGGGACTTCTGGCCCGAAGGCCGCGGAGGACAGAACTTGGACTCAGCCTGTGCACCTCCAATGCTCTTAGTGGGTTAGACATCACAACgtccctgtgaggtaggtgctgCTACAGTTGTCAGGGAGGAGAGGTATTTTCCCTCCTGCCTCAGAGGTGACTGGTCCTGCCCTTCAAACCAAGTCTGACTCCCCTTACGGACCTCTTTCCACCACAGCAGCcatttttaaaaccttgaaaATCAGTTGAACTTTTTGTGCTAACAGAAATTTATGACAAAGcctcatacataaaataaataaaaactgcctCAAAGTGGGGCAGGGAGTCTAGGACTCCTGGTCTTGTACCCTCCCAATTTTCCCTTCCCAGCTTCCCTAAGGGGCCTGAGAAACTCCTGGCACCACTCATAAGGTGTATATGAAGGCCCCTCAAAACTCTTAAGTCTAACAGTGCTCCCATGGCATGAAGTATCAACAGTGCCAGAGGCTTGGGATAGTGGAACTTAGAAAGTGAGTCTGACCAGTCACAATTGTCTATTttagggagggaaagggagggagaatgAGTAAATCTATAATAGTTGTGTCAAGTTTAAGCTTAAGAAAAGCAAACGCTACTGTACTATGAGAAtttaagagagaagaaataagatATATGCAAATAGACAGTGCATGGGTTTTCAATGTTGcagttgcattttctttcttttccaagcaTCCACTTACATTTCTGAAGGCACGTCTGTCCATATACATGGTTATCAGTTGTGGGAGGTGGTCTGCACAGAAAAGTAGTAGTAGTTGAACAGGCTCTGTCAGGATGCCAACGTACCATATCCCCTACTTCTTTCTATTCAGAGCTGGTAATTTATACAGCGGAAAAATCAGGACTTCAACCCAGTAACGGCAGGTGGTCAGGTATCATTTAGCTCATTGCCTGGCTGCTCATTACCAGGGAATAGCCTTGAGCAAGTCTTAGTTTCTAGTGGTTTTGTTGGATATTCTGGTAGTTCTTGCAAGCATGATCTTGTGGAACCTGATATGATCCTCAGCAAATTTCAGCTGTTTGCCATACTCATGTCTATGTAGCTATAATTAAGCATCTAGCTGGGCATCCAAACCAACTTCAAACCTTTGGATTTATACTTAATAATCCTTTCATATAGCTCAGTAGTGTTTATTATTGTCTTACTTTGAAGTATGTGCCTCCCTGGATTAAAAAATGAGGATTGTCCTTGTTGAAAACATGAAGGCTAATGAGGGATTTGGCTGTGTGTATAAAGGCCTGAAAAGGGCAGTAAGGACTGCCTAGAAACTGTTTTGTTCCAGAGGCTGAACTCTTCCTCAGTTGCCTGCAGAACGCTAGTGGTTTCAGGAATGTTCTAACCCTGAACCAGTGCTCTTCTTTTAAAACTGAGGATGAAGGGTAAAGAAACCCCTGAATTACACGGAGCATACATTTGTCTATTCCAAGTTGAGACTCCAGATAACCATATTTGAGCTTGCACTTGATTATCCTTCTCTGAATTGTTTCAGCCACCAACCTCACTgcctattttcttatttctatgttTCCTCACCCTTCAGTTCAAAGTATGAAATCTTTTGTTAACCTGTGATTCTTTTTGGTAGAGTAATGATTTCCCTCATAGCAAAATTGACCTGACCTCTCTGAGAAACTTCGTTTCCATATCCCAAATCAAAACATGGCCTCTGAatattggccataaaaagaaatgaaattgagttatttgtagtgaggtggatggacctagagtctgtcatacagagtaaagtaagtcagaaagagaaaaacaaataccgtatgcttacacgtatatatggaatctaaaaaaaaaaaggttctgaagaacctagggacaggacaggaataaagacgcagacgtagagaatggacttgaggacacggggagggggaagggtaagctgagatgaagtgagagagtggcatggacatatatacactaccaaatgtaaaatagctagctagtgggaagcaactgcatagcacagggagatcagctcggtgctttgtgaccatctagaggggtgggatagggaggatgggagagacatgcaagagggaggagatatggggatatatgtatgtgtatagttgattcactttgttataaagcagaaactaacacaccattgtaaagcaattatactccaataaagatgttaaaaaaaaaaaacaaaacacaaaacaaacaaagaaaaacatggcCTCTGGAAAGGGGCCTCCTAGCTAGTAATATTCTGACCTCCTGAGTAGGCCTAGAAAAATAAGTTACACAATGGAACAGTCCATTTTATTAGGCTTATGCATAACCACATACAAAACAACACATATGTTTTGAAAACGTAGATCTATCAAatgaaattttacttaatttataatGAATCTAACCAACTGTTTGAATAAACTATCTTTTTAAGATGTAAAATACCAAACTATTGCCCCATGATTTTAGAACCTCAGCTCTCTAGATTAGACAATGAAATAATCAGTATTCCACAGAAAGGCTCACAAAACTGTTCATCTGAAGCTTAAAGCTTTTCGATGCTATTTGCACACTAAAAACAGCCAAAATATTTGATTCAGTAACCTCTGAAGAAAGagcttgaaaattatttttaatcccaCAATGGATTGCTATATTATTTTCCCAAGAAAGACGTTATTGACCTATTTTTAGCAAAGAAtaaactttgaattatttttctagtaAGGATGATGGATTTATACCAATCCTTTGTAAATGTAAAGGTAAATGATACAACAAAatggtttttttctcttaatgtttAGAAGCCTGTATATtatgttttggaaataaattattgaaaCTTGAATGTAAAAGCAAAGTCATACCACTCACCAGGTCTGGGTTGTTTGGGGATGGAAGGAGCGAGATTGTAGTAATTGATACTTGAGTCTAGAAATGATTAGGGACTTGTACCAGTGTCAGCCGTTTTAACCACTTGACTTCTTTTGTTATGGAAGGTCAATGCAGAGCTTCCTGATTACATCAGCTCTTGTAAAATAATCCACATTGGTGGTTCAGACTGCTTCTAAAGAACTGACAACTCACCCTGTAGTCCGGTCATTTGCACTGCTAGATTTAACCATAGTGAGTTCTCTAGGACTTTATTTCTATGATGACAGAACTACTACCATgaacattttgttcattttagctgaaaaacaggaaaaatgtttaaatgtttaattgGGCCTGAAAATAAGGCATATAGTTGAAAACCTAATCCAGTAAGAATGTTTCAAGAGTAGGAGAAGAAAATTGGTAGTTAGGCTTTTCTTGTGGAAAGCCATAATATTATATTTGATTTCAGTTTGCAAGTTATTTTCATAACTATCTCACATCATAGCCCAGCTCCATCTGTAATATATGCAGTGAGTCACCTTCCCCATAGATATTCTCCAGCATGAACTGGAATATTTGCTGCAGTTTACAACTGCACAGGTTATAGGTAACAGTCCTCACATTTCAGTAGTTCAGTTGGTCTTCATTTAGAACCAGGGTGACATTTCCTTTCAGCAGCCCTTCTACATGGactaattaacttaaaaaaatagtgaggTATATTATAGCGTAGGATTTTCTTCTCTGAAGCCCAAACATACTATCAGGATATTAAATTGGAGCTTATTTTAAGTTGGAGAGTTATTCACTCTCTTTGGTGGTGTATATAATTGTAGCCGGAATCCTTGGGGGAATCAAATTAAAATTCAGAATCTGGTTGAATCTGAAGAACTAATGTTCTCCTCTCCGCATTTGCATGAGATGATATGTACGGGATGAAGGGGCTTGTTAGGAGGAATTTTACGTACGGATCCTCAGAGGTAGAAGAAGAGGAATGACAGGGAAGTGGAGGGgcgaagagaagggaaaagaaaatgatcaaaagATATAGGAACGTCCCTagattaaaaatgaagattcttCCTGTTGGAAACATGAAGGCTGTATATATAAAGACCTACAAAGGGTAGTAAGGGCTCTTTAAACACTATTTTGTTCCAG
Protein-coding regions in this window:
- the TPD52L3 gene encoding LOW QUALITY PROTEIN: tumor protein D55 (The sequence of the model RefSeq protein was modified relative to this genomic sequence to represent the inferred CDS: inserted 2 bases in 1 codon; substituted 1 base at 1 genomic stop codon) is translated as MPGAMIETSAATYESHRTAEPEDLTEAEKKKLKSEVGKLEAEIVTLRCVLAAKERLCVELXRKLDLTALVGLRQNLSKSWHDAQVSKAXMKQKRSAALSTMGSAICRKLGDMKKSATFRSFEGLLGTIKSRVAGGRELGSDCLPSSAGSGDDLLPVSGSRDDPLPVSGSGSDPVSGSRDDLLPFLEPE